A genomic window from bacterium includes:
- a CDS encoding ABC transporter permease, whose protein sequence is MSSLEAAVRPADPVEVAEMVRAVQSRRQWRTVGVAAGLIVLVVWTVLAAAAPLLSPYGYDEQRANETLQPPEPRHLFGTDDLGRDILTRVLYGGRVTLLIGVGVVSVAAVAGMALGTVSGYAGGAVDEFIMRATEVIMAFPSIILAMAIAVALGPGVLHAGLAMVLVWWPTYARLARGEVLNIRRMEYVDAAVAIGQRPLWILLRAIVPNIRASIIVLATVDLGSAVVTAAGLSFLGLGAVPPTPEWGSMVSAGRELPQAWWIAGFPGAAIFSTVLAFNFLGDAVRDYLDPRHRV, encoded by the coding sequence ATGAGTAGCCTCGAGGCGGCGGTGCGCCCCGCCGACCCGGTGGAAGTCGCGGAGATGGTCCGCGCGGTCCAATCGCGGCGCCAGTGGCGGACGGTGGGCGTCGCGGCGGGGCTCATCGTGCTCGTGGTGTGGACGGTCCTGGCCGCGGCGGCGCCGCTTCTGTCGCCGTACGGGTACGACGAGCAGCGCGCGAACGAGACGCTTCAGCCGCCGGAGCCGCGGCATCTGTTCGGGACGGACGACCTCGGCCGCGACATCTTGACCCGCGTGCTGTACGGCGGCCGCGTCACGCTGCTGATCGGGGTCGGGGTCGTCTCGGTGGCCGCCGTCGCCGGCATGGCGCTCGGCACCGTCTCGGGATATGCCGGCGGCGCCGTCGACGAATTCATCATGCGCGCGACGGAAGTGATCATGGCGTTTCCGTCGATCATCCTGGCGATGGCGATCGCGGTCGCGCTGGGACCCGGCGTGCTGCACGCGGGGCTGGCGATGGTGCTGGTATGGTGGCCCACCTACGCGCGGCTGGCCCGCGGCGAGGTGTTGAACATCCGGCGCATGGAATACGTCGACGCGGCGGTGGCGATCGGGCAGCGGCCGCTGTGGATCCTGCTCCGCGCGATCGTGCCGAACATCCGCGCGAGCATCATCGTGCTCGCGACGGTCGACCTCGGCTCGGCCGTGGTCACCGCCGCCGGCCTGAGCTTCCTCGGCCTCGGCGCGGTCCCGCCCACGCCGGAGTGGGGGTCCATGGTAAGCGCGGGGCGCGAACTGCCGCAGGCGTGGTGGATCGCCGGATTTCCGGGCGCGGCAATTTTTTCGACGGTGCTGGCGTTCAATTTCCTCGGGGATGCGGTCCGGGATTACCTGGACCCCAGGCACCGGGTCTGA
- a CDS encoding ABC transporter permease: MARYIVRRLGLSLPTLLGITLLTFLISHALPADLVLTSLGDHAAQDPQLVAAFRHKWGLDQPVPVQYAVYLGHLLRGDLGTSIATGQPVTTELTLSLPATVELATAGMLAAIVVGGLLGVTAAVRSDTPVDLGVRAVTATGVALPTFWYAILLLFVFYFVLGWAPPPGQLDPGLDPGLPITGMYVVDSLLRGNWPVFRNALAHLVLPAVVLGTVGVGFIARITRATVVDVLARDYVRTARAKGLAEARVVWRHAVRNALIPIITVIGILYAQLMSGTVLTEAIFSWPGLGRYAFSSADNLDFPAIMGVALVVGVFYVALNLVVDVLYAYINPRIRYE; encoded by the coding sequence ATGGCCCGGTACATCGTCCGGCGGCTGGGATTGAGCCTGCCGACCCTGCTCGGCATCACCCTCCTCACGTTCCTCATCTCGCACGCCCTGCCGGCCGACCTCGTGCTGACCAGCCTGGGAGATCACGCCGCGCAGGATCCACAGCTGGTGGCGGCCTTCCGGCACAAATGGGGCCTCGACCAGCCCGTGCCGGTGCAGTACGCGGTCTACCTCGGCCACCTGCTGCGGGGAGACCTGGGAACGTCGATCGCGACGGGGCAGCCGGTCACGACGGAGCTTACACTGTCGCTGCCGGCGACGGTCGAGCTGGCGACGGCGGGGATGCTCGCGGCGATCGTCGTCGGCGGGCTCCTCGGCGTCACCGCCGCCGTCCGCAGCGATACGCCGGTCGACCTGGGCGTGCGGGCCGTCACGGCCACCGGCGTCGCGCTGCCGACGTTCTGGTACGCGATCCTGCTGCTCTTCGTGTTCTACTTCGTGCTGGGCTGGGCGCCGCCGCCCGGGCAGCTCGACCCGGGTCTGGATCCGGGCCTTCCGATCACGGGCATGTACGTCGTCGACAGCCTGCTCCGCGGCAACTGGCCCGTGTTCCGGAACGCGCTCGCGCACCTCGTGCTGCCGGCCGTCGTCCTCGGCACGGTGGGGGTGGGCTTCATCGCCCGCATCACGCGGGCCACGGTGGTGGACGTGCTCGCCCGGGACTACGTGCGCACCGCCCGCGCCAAGGGATTGGCGGAAGCCCGCGTGGTCTGGCGCCACGCCGTGCGCAACGCCTTGATTCCGATCATCACGGTGATCGGCATCCTGTACGCCCAGTTGATGTCGGGGACCGTGCTGACCGAGGCGATCTTCTCGTGGCCGGGCCTCGGCCGCTACGCGTTCAGCTCCGCGGACAACCTGGATTTCCCGGCGATCATGGGCGTCGCCCTCGTGGTCGGCGTGTTCTACGTCGCGCTCAACCTCGTCGTCGACGTGCTCTACGCCTACATCAACCCCCGCATCCGGTATGAGTAG
- a CDS encoding amidohydrolase family protein, whose translation MTTSVAIVGPTIVTMNGVREVIDEGTVVIDRGRFAAVTRGTRDPGADRLIRGAGCALLPGLINCHLHTRPGRALGDGLSLFDWHALYPDNLCRQMTDADSRAGALLAFADSLRRGTTTVMDMTCRPAGAFAAAEEIGIRARIVPLAADAASAGDGACDVYAEFVDGLGGRVPPPDARVQYWLGFDAVNGVDEATLRRMAADAKRLGVGIHGHMSESRDDAGWTDRERGVPAAIYLGRAGVLGPRTLLAHCNWLVPEEIALLAGTGTSVSHNPTSNMKLGTGVAPVPELRARGVTVGLGTDGMLSNFHLDMFEVMRGACMLQRIHRLDAHALMSWDVLEMATRDGAKAIGEADNLGSIETGKRADAILLDLGAPHFRPLVRGRHDNLAALLVWCGHGSDVRTVIVDGTVVVEDRRLCLADEAAIMDEAQRTAERLLAALPERVSG comes from the coding sequence ATGACGACCAGCGTGGCGATCGTGGGCCCGACGATCGTGACCATGAACGGCGTGCGCGAGGTCATCGACGAGGGGACCGTCGTGATCGACCGCGGCCGGTTCGCGGCGGTGACCCGCGGGACCCGGGATCCCGGCGCCGACCGGCTGATCCGCGGGGCCGGCTGCGCGCTCCTGCCGGGCCTCATCAACTGTCATCTGCACACCCGGCCAGGGCGGGCGTTGGGCGACGGGTTGTCGCTCTTCGACTGGCACGCGCTGTACCCGGACAACCTCTGCCGCCAGATGACCGACGCCGACTCGCGCGCCGGCGCGCTGCTCGCGTTTGCGGACTCGCTCCGGCGGGGCACGACGACCGTCATGGACATGACCTGCAGGCCCGCCGGCGCTTTTGCCGCGGCGGAGGAGATCGGCATTCGCGCCCGCATCGTGCCGCTCGCGGCCGACGCGGCGTCCGCCGGCGACGGCGCCTGCGACGTGTATGCGGAGTTCGTGGACGGGCTCGGCGGCCGCGTGCCGCCGCCGGACGCGCGGGTGCAGTACTGGCTGGGGTTCGACGCCGTCAACGGCGTCGACGAGGCGACGCTGCGCCGGATGGCCGCGGATGCGAAACGCCTCGGCGTCGGCATCCACGGCCATATGTCGGAGTCCCGGGACGACGCCGGCTGGACCGACCGCGAGCGCGGCGTGCCGGCGGCGATCTACCTCGGGCGTGCGGGCGTCCTCGGGCCGCGCACGCTGCTGGCGCACTGCAACTGGCTCGTGCCCGAGGAAATCGCGCTGCTCGCCGGCACCGGTACGAGCGTCTCCCACAACCCGACCAGCAACATGAAGCTGGGCACCGGCGTCGCGCCGGTGCCCGAGCTGCGGGCCCGCGGCGTCACCGTCGGGCTGGGGACGGACGGGATGCTGTCGAACTTCCATCTCGACATGTTTGAGGTGATGCGCGGGGCGTGCATGCTGCAGCGGATCCACCGGCTCGACGCGCACGCCCTCATGAGCTGGGACGTGCTGGAGATGGCTACGCGGGACGGCGCCAAGGCCATCGGCGAGGCGGACAATCTCGGCTCGATCGAGACCGGGAAGCGCGCCGACGCCATCCTGCTCGACCTCGGCGCGCCGCATTTTCGTCCGCTCGTTCGCGGCCGCCACGACAACCTCGCCGCGCTCCTGGTGTGGTGCGGCCACGGCTCGGACGTGCGCACCGTGATCGTCGACGGCACGGTCGTGGTGGAGGACCGGCGCCTGTGCCTCGCCGACGAGGCGGCGATCATGGACGAGGCCCAGCGAACGGCCGAACGGCTCCTCGCGGCCCTCCCCGAACGCGTTTCCGGCTGA